The following nucleotide sequence is from Paracrocinitomix mangrovi.
TATAAGGAGATAAGCAGTAAATGATTTATAGTCCACATGAACCATTGCATCATAAAAAGTATTGTGCTCACCATTACTATAGGAATAGTTAAAAGTTAATGCAATGGCAAGAAAAATAGCTATTATTGCGTGTTTTTTAACCGCAGTTTTGTTGTTGCTAAATTCTTCTTTCAGGAAGTCCAGAATATAAAATACAAAGGTTCTCATGAAGGGTCAAAGTAAATTAAATTTTGTGGAATGTTTTTGGTATTAGCATCAAATTAGAAAGACACACTATGCTAAAGCACTTATTACTTTTTCTGATTATTTCATTGGCTTCATTGACTAATGCTCAAAAAATCACTATTTATGGTGATGTAGTTGACGTTGAAGGCGATCCTGGAGTTGCAGTTCGTTACTACTTTAAGAACAATCCATCTAAAAAATTCAAAACAAAAGTTGATGGTAAGTTCAGCATTCAATTAGATCTTAATGAATATGACACCTTAAAGTTTGAAAGTGTTCAATTTGACCCTTATGCTGAGTTTATTGGAAAAAGGTCACATAAAAGAGCGCTTAAAAACAATGATTCATTGTACATTAAAATTGTAATGCCGGATAGATTACAGGAAATCTTTACTGTGAGACCAACTGTACCTGATACATTGTTTGGCACACAAGAATATTCAGTAGAAGATTATGAGTTTATGCCAGATGGAAGAATGATCCTACTTACTTATGAAAAAACTCTATCAAAAGGGGCAATTCTGAGATTACTAGATGATGAATTTAATGAAATAGATAAGCAATACGTTGTTGGTGAAGCAGTAGAATTGAGTAAAGATTACAGAGGTAATGTTCATCTGATAAATGAAGAAAGGATTTATTTAATAAAAGTAATTGAGAATGACATTAGAACCTATCTTGAAAACAGAGATTATTATTTTAAATATATAGCCCCAATTATTGATACAATAGGGGATAACATCTACTTTTCAAATTACTCTGATTTATATCCTGCTTTTGATTATTTTGAATTTAACCTAAAAGATTCAACATATAAGGTGATGTTGCAAATTGAAGACACGCTTATGATGGAGTTATACCGATCAGAATTCAAATATGTGGATGTAAGAACAAAACTTTGGGCACATCAAAAACAAATTGAAACAGGTATAGATAAAGAGATTTGGGTTGGCGCCACAGTATTTACCAATTCAGTTTATTATGAACCGTTATATGCTCCTTTGTTTAAGATAGATGGTGATAGTATTTTGGTTTTTGATCATTATAAAAATAAAATGTTCAAGTATACTCCTAATGAAGGTTTTGTAGATAGTACCAGGATAACATATCATCTACAATCTAGAAAATCTGGATGGGAGCAACCATTACTAAAAGACAAGACAAACGGTAAAGTATATGCTATGTTTCAAAAAAGCGGATATACCTATTTAAGTGAGATAGACAAATACACAGGACAAGTGAATAAGTCATTTAAATTGTTCTTCAAATATGTTGATAGAATCCAGATAATAGATGATCAGGTATTTTATATTTACCGACCTTTTGAATCAATTCAGAAAAAATACGTTTATCGGGAAAAACTCAATTAATCGTTGCGAATAGCCGAACGGTTTTTAGGTTTACGCTTGAACCATTCTTTGAATTTTTTTCGCGAACCTTTATTCTTTTTCTCTTTTCTTTCTTTTTTCTTTTGTGCTTTTTCGTCTGTCATGTCCTCAACTGGGGCAATAGGTACATCACCTCCATTATCAATTGGACTTTCAGCATCTATTGGGTTGATCCAAAAATTGTTATCTAAGGCATAGGTGCTGCTATCACCATCTGCAGTAGGCCGCCAAGTTCTGTATCTTCTGTAGCTGTCATTATAAGCCACAACATCTTCAATATATCTCCAAATCTCACCATCCCATCTATAGGCATCATACGTCATGTCAGGAATATAGAAATCATATAAATCTGCCAGATTCTCTTTTTCAGGAACCAAATGATCAAATACAATTCCACCCAATTTATCATTTTGATTTACAGAGATTACTGCCTTCTCTGAATATTGAAAAAATACACGTCTTACTAATTGTTTAGAATCTTTTCCTTCTTGAAACAATGGATAACCCATTCTCAAACTTCTACCTTTAAAGTAAAAGACATCAATCATTTTTTGATTAGTAGCACGGTCTTCTCCACTAAATCCAATAATGGTGTAGTAAGTTTTGTTTCCTCTTTGAACAGGGATTATTTTGTAATACAATGCACCATACCAAGTATTTGTAGTTAATACATTTCCAGGTCTTGGTCCTAAAGTGATCTTATCTTCTTTAAGCTCATAAACTTTATTTGGTTTGCTTCCAAATGTTGGTTTTACAACATAGCAGTAGTGTGAATGATTCAATTCCTGATCTTCAACATTCCAGTTAAATATTCTAAATGCACCATCAGGAGATTTAATTGTAGACATTGAACTTAACTTGTCAAAAGGATAATCCATAACTCCCGGATGTTCCAATATTTTTTCCAGTTGATTTTTAAGCTCAATGTTATAGAAATCACGTTCGCCATCATCCTTTGATGCCCTAAGTTTGTTTAATACAATACTTATGCTGTCCTCTGCTTGAATTAAAACAGAATCTACCGGTTCTTTTTTATCCTTTTGATTTGCAAAAACAAAAGCCGGAATGAATAATATGACTGTTAAGAGTTGTCTCATTTGCCTGAATAACGAGTATCAGTTTAAAAGTAACAATACAAAGTTACATCCTTTTTACGCCTAACTCAACCAAAAGTTCAAATATTATTCACAACAAATTGAGAATTAATAAAGGTTTAAGCGGATTTAAGATGATAAATTGACAAAACTTATGGAAAGCAAAGGCATTACTTTTTTAACTATTAATTAACTTCGTCATATGGACAATGTTAAAATTAGAATTGGTGGTGTCCCTGAACACTATAATCTTCCAATTCACCTTGCAAATGAGCAGGGAGCTTTTTCAAAAAGAGGAATTGATCTGGAGTGGACAGATTTTGGCGGAGGTACAGGTCAAATGACGAAAGCTTTGAGAGAAGGAGAAATTGATGTTTGTATATTGTTAACTGAAGGAATTGTGGCGGATATTATAAAAGGTAATTCTGCTAAAATTATTTCTGAGTATGTTTTAACTCCATTGACTTGGGGAATTCACACGGGTGTTAAAAATAAACTGGAGGATTATAGAGATATTTTTGATAAGCAATACGCAATAAGCAGATTTGGTTCCGGATCACATTTAATGGCTATAGTTGATGCCGAAAGTAAAGGGCATCATCTTCAAAAAGAGCAATTTCACGTAATTAAAGATATCAATGGTGCTTTACCTTCTTTAGATAGTAATGAAACAGATGTTTTTTATTGGGAAAAATATACAACTAAACCATATGTTGATCAAGGTAAATTAAAACGAATTGGAGAGTACAGAACTCCTTGGCCTTGCTTTGTTATTGCCGCAAGGGATGAGATTTTGCAAAAGTATCCTGATCAAATTATCCGAATGCTTCGTGTAATTCATGATCAATGTGACAGATTTATGTTAAACATTGATGCTCCTGCCATAGTTTCTAGTAGATATGGTTTACAACAAGCAGATGCAGAGCGTTGGTATAATAGTACAGAATGGGCCATTCATGGTTGGGTTTCTGATAAGATGTTAGAGAACGTAATCTATCATTTAAAAACAGCAGAAATTATAGATAAGGACCAAGAGGTTCCTGAATTAATTTGGAAGAGAAACTAAATGAATCATCCTTATTTCATTAGAGAAGCAAAGGCACCACTTGTACCAGTAATTTTGAGTATACCTCATTGCGGAACTTCTTTTCCGGATGAAATAGTAGATCAATACCTAACTGATCAAGTAAATAGTATTGATGACACAGATTGGTATCTACAAGATTTATATGACTTTGTAGCTGAAATGGGGATTACCACTGTTTATGCCAAGTACAGCAGATGGGTAATTGATTTAAATAGGGATCCTGAAAGTGCACCTTTATATAATGATGGTCGCATAATTACTGGGCTTACTACAACCACTGATTTTTTAGGAAATCCGATTTATAAGGAGGGAAATGAGCCTGATCAAACAGAGATAGAAAGAAGGCTGAATTTATATTATTGGCCATATTACCAACAAATTCAAGAATTACTTGACGAAAGAATTCAACAATTTGGAAAAGTATTGCTTTGGGATGCGCACTCTATTAGAGAAAAAGTACCTACCATCAGAAAAGATCCATTTCCTCAAATGATTTTGGGTGATAATGATCAAACTTCTGCTGATCAAAAATTAATAGATAAAACACTGGAGAATTTATCTTCAAAGTATCAAGTCAATCACAATGATCCTTTTAAGGGAGGACATATTACTAGATATTTTGGAAATCCATCAAAAAATGTAAACGCCTTACAGCTGGAGCGAAATAAGAATCTTTACATGGATGATTCAGAAAGGAATTTTGAATTATCAAAAGCAAATCAAATGCGTGAACTGCTAAAAAAGAACTTCCAAGATTTGATAGATTTGCTTTAATAATCAAAATGTTATATTCTAACAAAATCACGCTACAATCCGTTATTTAGATTATTTATTTGTTAAGGTTTTCACAATTGTAAATCTAGGTGTAATTACTGATCTAAAATTTCTAAACTGTTTAAATAGTTGATTTACAAAAAGCTGATTCAGTTTGAAAATTTTAAAACTAAAACCCTGATTTAAAAAAGGGGAAAAACCCTGTGATTATCAATTTATTTTTCAATCATTTAATAGCTAGTTTTGCCCTCGAAAAACTAAAATCTACTAATTATTATGAAGCACAAGTTGTTATTACTTCCTGCTTTGTTCTTAAGCTTACTAGTAGTTTCCTGTGGTAGCACGAAACGAGCCACGGATCGAACAATTGATCGTTCTGAATCATCTGTTCGACAAAAAACTTTAATTGGGGAATTCAAAGTTGATTTAACCAAGAAGATAAAGGGGACTTCTGTAGTTAAGAATGGCAGCATGGAAGATGCTAAGAATTTAGCAAAATGGGATGCTATTGAAAAAAGTGGCGCCCATGCCATAGTTGATCCGATTTTTGATTTTGACATTAGCGGTCGAACCATTTCTTGTAATGTAAGTGGTTATTTCGCAAAGTTTGACAAAATTGAAACGGCAACTGAACAAGATTTGTTGAATTACATTCGAGTAAGCCTATTAACGGGTACCGGAATCTTGAATGTTTCATATTCTCAATTCGCAGCTTTTTATCGCACGTTTGCTGCTGAGCAAGGAATTGCTGAAGAGGATATGATGTCAGAGTATGAGTTGAGAAACTACTATGACGAGCAAGTTAGAATTGCAAGTGCCAACAAAGTCACTAAAAGTTTCGAGAAAAGTTCAGATGATATTATTGTTGAACAACCTCAGAAAAAAGGAAAAGGAGCTTTAGGTGTAATCTTGCTTCTTCTTTTAATTACGCCTCTTATTGCATTGGCTTTTATCTAAATAAAAAAATTGATCAAAATATTAAAGAATATAAAAATGAAAAAGAATATAATCATACTAAGTGCAATGATGATGTTGGTTTTGTCATCATGTAAAGTATTAACTCAAACTAAAACCACTCCAAGAACTATTGATGCTCAGGATTCTGAAATCATTATCAAACCTTTATTAGCTGAGGTACAAGTTGATGTAAACAAGAAAATTACAGGTTCAGCTACAATTACTGGTTCAGGACAAAACAGTGTAAATGACGCTAAAACATTGGCTAAATGGAACGCTTTACAATCAAGTGGAGCTGATATCATTGTTGATCCTGTATACAAAGTGATTATTTCAGGAGCAAGTATCACTGCTGAGGTAACTGGATTCTACGGGAAATACACTAAAATTTCTACTGTTGCAGACG
It contains:
- a CDS encoding substrate-binding domain-containing protein, with protein sequence MDNVKIRIGGVPEHYNLPIHLANEQGAFSKRGIDLEWTDFGGGTGQMTKALREGEIDVCILLTEGIVADIIKGNSAKIISEYVLTPLTWGIHTGVKNKLEDYRDIFDKQYAISRFGSGSHLMAIVDAESKGHHLQKEQFHVIKDINGALPSLDSNETDVFYWEKYTTKPYVDQGKLKRIGEYRTPWPCFVIAARDEILQKYPDQIIRMLRVIHDQCDRFMLNIDAPAIVSSRYGLQQADAERWYNSTEWAIHGWVSDKMLENVIYHLKTAEIIDKDQEVPELIWKRN
- a CDS encoding N-formylglutamate amidohydrolase gives rise to the protein MNHPYFIREAKAPLVPVILSIPHCGTSFPDEIVDQYLTDQVNSIDDTDWYLQDLYDFVAEMGITTVYAKYSRWVIDLNRDPESAPLYNDGRIITGLTTTTDFLGNPIYKEGNEPDQTEIERRLNLYYWPYYQQIQELLDERIQQFGKVLLWDAHSIREKVPTIRKDPFPQMILGDNDQTSADQKLIDKTLENLSSKYQVNHNDPFKGGHITRYFGNPSKNVNALQLERNKNLYMDDSERNFELSKANQMRELLKKNFQDLIDLL